The Rhodobacter sp. 24-YEA-8 genome window below encodes:
- a CDS encoding ROK family transcriptional regulator: MCQNSKEGRQLSGKGSNSGRLRQYNERFLLQSLRHQREASKSDLARVAHLTPAAVADIVDGLEQAGFVRQVGKRLGKRGSPSVLYAVNPTRLYSIGIKIGRRAMVAVMLDFAGEICARMEQEYDFPDPARVRRVGNAAIADFRAQAGRVPGAAMAGLGIAAPYFLGGWSEKLGFPANLGSRWHALDLATFFDSGEMPVFVENDATAAAHAELVLGSGTRFRDFMHISIDTFIGGGLVLDGKVHTGPNGNSAALGPLPVSPSGLTPAKAPSARYTSLLHRASICVLMDHLHAQGIGISRMRALEPLPEAARQPVRDWTLDCAGALVEAIIAITLVIDLEAIIIDSILPRNLHLDLLAQVQARFNEAGAIGIIAPELLGGGFGALAAPVGAATLPVSALLAPDSSVLMLGERSHALAGRLS; this comes from the coding sequence ATGTGCCAGAACAGCAAAGAGGGCAGGCAATTGTCAGGAAAGGGCAGCAATTCTGGCAGGCTTCGGCAGTATAACGAGCGTTTCCTCCTGCAGTCCCTGCGCCACCAGCGCGAAGCCTCCAAATCCGATCTCGCCCGTGTCGCGCATCTTACCCCCGCAGCGGTGGCTGATATTGTCGATGGGCTGGAGCAGGCAGGTTTCGTCAGGCAGGTTGGCAAAAGACTGGGCAAGCGCGGATCACCATCGGTTCTCTATGCCGTGAACCCGACGCGGCTCTACAGTATCGGCATCAAGATCGGTCGTCGCGCAATGGTGGCGGTGATGCTGGATTTCGCCGGCGAGATCTGCGCCCGGATGGAACAGGAATATGATTTCCCCGACCCGGCCCGGGTCCGGCGCGTGGGCAATGCCGCGATTGCGGATTTTCGCGCCCAGGCCGGCCGTGTGCCCGGGGCTGCTATGGCGGGTCTCGGCATTGCCGCCCCCTATTTCCTTGGTGGGTGGAGCGAAAAGCTGGGCTTCCCCGCGAATCTGGGCAGCCGCTGGCACGCGCTGGATCTGGCGACCTTTTTCGACAGCGGAGAGATGCCGGTTTTCGTAGAAAATGATGCGACGGCCGCCGCCCATGCCGAGCTTGTGCTTGGGAGCGGCACCCGGTTTCGCGATTTCATGCATATTTCGATTGATACCTTTATCGGCGGCGGCCTGGTGCTGGATGGCAAGGTTCATACCGGCCCGAATGGAAACAGCGCGGCGCTCGGGCCGCTGCCGGTCTCACCTTCAGGCCTGACCCCAGCGAAAGCGCCGTCTGCGCGCTATACCAGCTTGCTGCACCGCGCCTCGATCTGCGTGCTGATGGATCATCTGCATGCGCAGGGAATTGGGATCTCGCGCATGCGTGCGCTTGAGCCTTTACCCGAAGCGGCCCGCCAGCCGGTGCGGGACTGGACGCTGGATTGTGCGGGGGCGCTGGTCGAAGCGATCATCGCGATCACTTTAGTCATCGACCTCGAAGCAATCATCATTGACAGTATCCTGCCACGCAATCTGCATCTCGATCTTCTCGCGCAGGTGCAGGCGCGGTTCAATGAGGCTGGGGCCATCGGGATCATCGCACCCGAGTTACTGGGCGGCGGCTTTGGTGCCCTGGCTGCGCCGGTGGGGGCAGCAACCCTGCCTGTTTCGGCCTTGCTCGCACCGGATTCCAGTGTGCTGA